A stretch of the Parafrankia discariae genome encodes the following:
- a CDS encoding phytanoyl-CoA dioxygenase family protein produces MDAATTFFHAVGYLRVPGVIGSEECDNLCGIADRIGAIAHDDHVVNRPDSMRINHAVATDSAFLAAATSDPLISRLVPIIGSHIELVENRHNHLSVYRSPRVDRLHRDVLQWSRSILTVLVYLSDCTDLESATRVIPGSHLWPSTGAPNNGGTWLDQSAVYSMLSEQAVPVPASAGDVILMHGQLYHAGAGASASGPRTVLTLAYRSVDELSADEFQRYRLVKGQRIYRGREATSCLACPTSLL; encoded by the coding sequence ATGGATGCCGCGACTACCTTTTTCCATGCCGTTGGGTATCTCCGTGTACCTGGCGTCATAGGCTCGGAGGAGTGCGATAATCTTTGCGGGATTGCGGACCGCATCGGCGCGATCGCGCACGATGATCATGTGGTGAACCGGCCTGATTCGATGCGGATCAACCATGCCGTAGCAACGGATTCTGCGTTTCTCGCTGCTGCGACTTCCGATCCTCTTATTAGCAGGCTTGTTCCGATCATCGGATCGCATATCGAGCTGGTTGAGAACCGACACAATCATCTGAGTGTTTATCGTTCACCCCGGGTTGATCGACTACACAGAGATGTACTGCAATGGAGCCGAAGTATACTCACGGTCCTCGTTTATCTCTCGGACTGCACCGACCTTGAATCTGCTACAAGAGTGATCCCAGGAAGTCATCTCTGGCCGTCCACCGGCGCACCCAATAATGGAGGAACGTGGTTGGATCAATCGGCTGTTTATTCGATGCTTAGTGAACAAGCAGTGCCAGTCCCGGCGTCAGCAGGAGACGTCATCTTGATGCACGGACAGCTGTACCATGCGGGCGCTGGGGCGTCGGCTAGCGGGCCCCGTACCGTCCTGACTCTCGCGTATCGTAGTGTTGACGAACTATCCGCCGACGAATTTCAGCGGTATCGGCTGGTTAAGGGCCAGCGGATCTACCGTGGAAGAGAGGCCACATCGTGTCTAGCCTGCCCGACCTCGCTCCTCTAA